From the Garra rufa chromosome 17, GarRuf1.0, whole genome shotgun sequence genome, one window contains:
- the LOC141289226 gene encoding transcription factor Sp8-like isoform X1, with amino-acid sequence MATSLLGEEPRVGSTPLAMLAATCNKIGSSSPSSDSGSFGKGGFHPWKRAAPSSCSLSPFGAQRNDSFSANSSFSLTGSNASTSPFGNDYPVFQTSVANSSQDASAQSVFISKVDTLQGIYPRMSVAHPYETWFKSAHAGISAGDVSAGGGSSWWDVSTGWIDVQSANGAALQSSLHSPLGGYNSDYTSLTHSAFSASPSPHLLTGGQHLMDGFKPVLSATYPETGPGTNGAVLAGSPVVPLAGSPRSSTRRYSGRATCDCPNCQEAERLGPAGASLRRKGLHSCHIPGCGKVYGKTSHLKAHLRWHTGERPFVCNWLFCGKRFTRSDELQRHLRTHTGEKRFACPVCNKRFMRSDHLSKHVKTHSAGEPGSNGVKKGSDTDSEQSVPGSPACQSPEMIHNTEPVQNGL; translated from the exons ATGGCAACTTCACTTCTTGGG GAGGAACCGAGAGTTGGATCCACTCCATTGGCCATGTTAGCAGCAACCTGTAACAAAATCGGGAGCTCCAGTCCCTCTTCGGACAGCGGCTCGTTTGGAAAAGGAGGTTTCCACCCGTGGAAGCGCGCAGCGCCCAGCAGCTGTTCTCTCTCTCCGTTCGGCGCGCAGCGGAACGACTCGTTCAGCGCCAACAGCTCGTTCTCCTTAACGGGCAGCAACGCCTCCACCAGTCCGTTTGGAAACGACTATCCGGTGTTTCAAACTTCAGTCGCCAACAGTTCTCAGGACGCGAGCGCGCAGTCGGTGTTCATCTCGAAGGTGGACACCCTGCAGGGGATTTACCCGAGGATGAGCGTCGCGCACCCATATGAGACGTGGTTCAAATCCGCGCACGCTGGCATCTCCGCCGGGGACGTGAGCGCCGGTGGCGGCTCCTCCTGGTGGGATGTGAGCACCGGTTGGATTGACGTACAGAGCGCGAACGGCGCCGCGCTCCAAAGCTCTTTGCATTCACCCTTGGGGGGCTACAACTCAGACTATACCTCCCTCACTCACTCCGCGTTCAGCGCCAGCCCGTCTCCGCATCTCCTCACAGGTGGCCAGCACCTCATGGACGGATTCAAACCCGTTTTATCCGCAACTTACCCAGAAACTGGCCCGGGTACTAACGGCGCAGTTTTAGCCGGGTCTCCGGTGGTACCGCTCGCCGGGTCTCCGCGCTCATCCACCAGGCGGTACTCCGGGAGAGCGACCTGCGACTGTCCGAACTGTCAGGAGGCGGAGCGGTTGGGGCCCGCAGGGGCCAGTTTGCGCAGAAAGGGGCTCCACAGCTGCCACATCCCGGGTTGCGGGAAAGTATACGGAAAGACATCGCACCTCAAAGCGCATTTGCGTTGGCACACCGGCGAGAGGCCCTTCGTCTGCAACTGGCTGTTCTGCGGGAAGCGCTTCACCAGGTCCGACGAGCTCCAGCGGCATTTACGCACACACACCGGGGAAAAAAGATTCGCCTGTCCGGTGTGCAACAAGCGCTTCATGCGCAGCGACCATCTCAGTAAACACGTGAAAACGCACAGCGCCGGCGAGCCCGGCTCCAACGGGGTTAAAAAGGGCAGCGATACCGACAGCGAACAGAGTGTACCAGGCAGCCCAGCCTGCCAGTCACCGGAAATGATCCACAACACAGAACCCGTCCAAAACGGCCTCTGA
- the LOC141289226 gene encoding transcription factor Sp8-like isoform X2: MLAATCNKIGSSSPSSDSGSFGKGGFHPWKRAAPSSCSLSPFGAQRNDSFSANSSFSLTGSNASTSPFGNDYPVFQTSVANSSQDASAQSVFISKVDTLQGIYPRMSVAHPYETWFKSAHAGISAGDVSAGGGSSWWDVSTGWIDVQSANGAALQSSLHSPLGGYNSDYTSLTHSAFSASPSPHLLTGGQHLMDGFKPVLSATYPETGPGTNGAVLAGSPVVPLAGSPRSSTRRYSGRATCDCPNCQEAERLGPAGASLRRKGLHSCHIPGCGKVYGKTSHLKAHLRWHTGERPFVCNWLFCGKRFTRSDELQRHLRTHTGEKRFACPVCNKRFMRSDHLSKHVKTHSAGEPGSNGVKKGSDTDSEQSVPGSPACQSPEMIHNTEPVQNGL, from the coding sequence ATGTTAGCAGCAACCTGTAACAAAATCGGGAGCTCCAGTCCCTCTTCGGACAGCGGCTCGTTTGGAAAAGGAGGTTTCCACCCGTGGAAGCGCGCAGCGCCCAGCAGCTGTTCTCTCTCTCCGTTCGGCGCGCAGCGGAACGACTCGTTCAGCGCCAACAGCTCGTTCTCCTTAACGGGCAGCAACGCCTCCACCAGTCCGTTTGGAAACGACTATCCGGTGTTTCAAACTTCAGTCGCCAACAGTTCTCAGGACGCGAGCGCGCAGTCGGTGTTCATCTCGAAGGTGGACACCCTGCAGGGGATTTACCCGAGGATGAGCGTCGCGCACCCATATGAGACGTGGTTCAAATCCGCGCACGCTGGCATCTCCGCCGGGGACGTGAGCGCCGGTGGCGGCTCCTCCTGGTGGGATGTGAGCACCGGTTGGATTGACGTACAGAGCGCGAACGGCGCCGCGCTCCAAAGCTCTTTGCATTCACCCTTGGGGGGCTACAACTCAGACTATACCTCCCTCACTCACTCCGCGTTCAGCGCCAGCCCGTCTCCGCATCTCCTCACAGGTGGCCAGCACCTCATGGACGGATTCAAACCCGTTTTATCCGCAACTTACCCAGAAACTGGCCCGGGTACTAACGGCGCAGTTTTAGCCGGGTCTCCGGTGGTACCGCTCGCCGGGTCTCCGCGCTCATCCACCAGGCGGTACTCCGGGAGAGCGACCTGCGACTGTCCGAACTGTCAGGAGGCGGAGCGGTTGGGGCCCGCAGGGGCCAGTTTGCGCAGAAAGGGGCTCCACAGCTGCCACATCCCGGGTTGCGGGAAAGTATACGGAAAGACATCGCACCTCAAAGCGCATTTGCGTTGGCACACCGGCGAGAGGCCCTTCGTCTGCAACTGGCTGTTCTGCGGGAAGCGCTTCACCAGGTCCGACGAGCTCCAGCGGCATTTACGCACACACACCGGGGAAAAAAGATTCGCCTGTCCGGTGTGCAACAAGCGCTTCATGCGCAGCGACCATCTCAGTAAACACGTGAAAACGCACAGCGCCGGCGAGCCCGGCTCCAACGGGGTTAAAAAGGGCAGCGATACCGACAGCGAACAGAGTGTACCAGGCAGCCCAGCCTGCCAGTCACCGGAAATGATCCACAACACAGAACCCGTCCAAAACGGCCTCTGA